The Kluyveromyces lactis strain NRRL Y-1140 chromosome D complete sequence genome has a window encoding:
- the SPC3 gene encoding signal peptidase complex subunit SPC3 (similar to uniprot|Q12133 Saccharomyces cerevisiae YLR066W SPC3 Subunit of signal peptidase complex (Spc1p Spc2p Spc3p Sec11p) which catalyzes cleavage of N-terminal signal sequences of proteins targeted to the secretory pathway homologous to mammalian SPC22/23), translating into MFSLNQRFQHVSSLALSCSFLVIALIAATSWLQLVKDNVFELESQLSHIRSATRFAKQKRYGGSAVNPTEVSKIRFNADFDFSRLFNWNTKQVFAYVTAEYEGDENPHTMNEITIWDKIIPSRDNATFTLSDIDAKYQLWDLESKITERPLTFKLHWNIQPWFGFLINGETTGSKTIELKKPVDKQKGK; encoded by the coding sequence ATGTTCTCATTAAACCAAAGGTTCCAACATGTATCGAGCCTTGCGCTATCGTGCAGTTTCCTTGTGATTGCATTGATTGCTGCAACTTCGTGGCTCCAGTTAGTTAAAGACAATGTGTTTGAATTAGAATCGCAGCTATCCCATATACGGTCCGCAACAAGATTTGCTAAGCAGAAGCGTTATGGCGGTTCTGCTGTAAATCCAACAGAGGTTTCGAAAATTCGTTTCAATGCCGACTTTGACTTCTCACGtcttttcaattggaatACCAAGCAAGTATTCGCATACGTTACAGCCGAATATGAAGGCGATGAAAACCCTCACACCATGAATGAAATCACAATCTGGGATAAAATTATTCCAAGTCGTGATAATGCCACATTCACTTTATCAGACATAGATGCCAAGTATCAATTGTGGGATCTTGAATCTAAGATAACTGAAAGGCCCTTAACTTTCAAGTTGCATTGGAATATTCAACCTTGGTTCGGATTTCTAATAAATGGCGAAACCACTGGTTCCAAGACCATcgaattgaagaaaccagTTGACAAACAAAAAGGTAAATAA
- the PET309 gene encoding Pet309p (similar to uniprot|P32522 Saccharomyces cerevisiae YLR067C PET309 Specific translational activator for the COX1 mRNA also influences stability of intron-containing COX1 primary transcripts located in the mitochondrial inner membrane) — translation MLRVSTLFGNQYIRRFSNGSIHLAKNPWLKRRSLEQLSKSLPAVPTPVLEVVHKCSDDVPLDEEQRLTIKDYLTHEETEIPTVDRSILLKYLYGKKEYDMVETMAKLHLFDKDGYFLETSTVNNVQVYFEVLIQTKQLDKLTEEAVKYISQFSINKQGTSVYMVNYLFVKLYQNFSPQDALYIWTKLVSVYYGHCELTSMDIYGPILNHLYYFFKASKESHQCVLPLLKRMQNEDGIMPASHLASTLITFFSSSRWFSEVERIWHWKVDRNLPIVASDLTAMMRSRCHFRDWDTVINLHHKYSLAQDDYMQFDYLLVALAKKQDWDRLKHQFDALFGIGELPTVNHYGVIMYALSMHGELELVEKLHGQLLRRDMTPSYAVLLSIINAHYNVGDYNGAVREFALFKRYGIRPTSASYLIVLKAYKKMGSLDSCFRVLKTMSAENIPLNETHFKIIIELCAKLDNYPVAEELFNIMATDYFIQPTGLTISALIRTFLKSKKYKEAWRLIQKYENVVTVDKFKIVQQRIMYYVLTGDIENAEEQLKIYFRKKYKVNSNFYMILLQHLVAGRKDYVAAEKVLDELVRANMSLIKPDHFNILLEEYNRIGYLEGISNIISKIVDNQIPMNSKTLYFLVKSRFELNRKKRESPEFLLGWLEEILESIAKNKLNFTTRTIHPSVVTWPMNFISRNDDPSKAVDLFTKYVKLFFPRSRDWNNKLVVLRSLLIVSAESGKWEDFDILFTRYKDKLSFFQNQPSAVVPNNQLKAAFVGLFEYKIKRMRQLNEINRLPSLIEELENKGYILSNNEWNEALWRMIRRKSTFDFAMKRINGMFIHGYTWIHRARSLRKRQDGKYNVNGSSSSSSEQSKTNLYLKSEIYDLIMIQIDKYLRYNSKTLEREVKRLLIEYPYVMKQYLRKPRNDISNWDIIEQNHSAYLRKLRSTYELVPLDEF, via the coding sequence ATGCTTCGTGTCAGTACGCTGTTCGGAAACCAGTATATAAGAAGGTTTTCCAATGGGTCGATACATTTAGCGAAGAACCCGTGGCTCAAGAGGCGATCTTTGGAGCAGCTTTCGAAATCATTACCAGCTGTGCCGACGCCTGTTTTGGAAGTAGTGCACAAATGCAGTGATGATGTACCtttggatgaagaacaaaggTTAACGATAAAAGACTACTTAACACACGAGGAAACAGAAATACCCACTGTTGACAGGTCCatcttgttgaaatatttgtATGGTAAGAAAGAGTACGATATGGTAGAAACCATGGCCAAGTTACATTTATTTGATAAAGACGGATACTTTCTGGAAACATCTACTGTGAACAACGTTCAAGTTTATTTCGAAGTTCTAATCCAGACAAAGCAACTTGACAAGTTAACGGAAGAAGCTGTTAAGTACATATCACAGTTTTCTATTAATAAGCAGGGAACATCTGTGTACATGGTAAATTATTTGTTCGTTAAATTGTATCAAAATTTCTCGCCTCAAGATGCCCTATACATCTGGACCAAACTTGTCAGTGTTTACTACGGACATTGTGAATTGACTAGTATGGATATATATGGGCCGATACTAAATCATTTGTACTATTTCTTTAAGGCCAGCAAAGAATCGCATCAATGTGTCCTGCCGTTGTTAAAACGTATGCAAAATGAGGATGGCATAATGCCCGCTTCACATTTAGCATCGACATTGataacttttttttcttcgtccAGATGGTTTTCAGAAGTGGAAAGGATATGGCACTGGAAAGTTGACAGAAATTTACCAATTGTAGCATCGGATCTAACAGCAATGATGAGAAGTAGATGTCATTTCCGTGATTGGGATACCGTTATTAATCTACATCATAAATACTCATTAGCTCAGGATGATTATATGCAATTTGACTATCTTTTGGTGGCTCTTGCGAAAAAGCAAGATTGGGATAGACTTAAGCACCAGTTTGATGCATTATTTGGCATTGGTGAATTACCAACTGTGAATCATTACGGTGTTATAATGTATGCCCTATCTATGCATGGGGAGTTAGAGTTGGTGGAAAAATTGCATGGACAATTATTAAGAAGAGATATGACACCATCATATGCAGTGCTTTTGTCCATAATAAACGCACATTATAACGTTGGTGATTATAATGGAGCAGTTCGTGAGTTTGCACTATTTAAAAGGTATGGCATACGGCCCACATCGGCTTCTTATTTGATAGTTTTGAAGGCATACAAAAAAATGGGCTCATTGGATTCTTGCTTCAGAGTATTGAAAACTATGAGCGCCGAAAATATTCCACTCAACGAAACACATTTTAAAATAATTATAGAACTTTGCGCAAAACTTGACAATTATCCTGTGGCTGAAGAATTATTTAATATCATGGCGACTGATTATTTCATCCAACCGACAGGATTGACCATTTCTGCATTGATAAGAACCTTtctaaaatcaaaaaaatacaaagaaGCATGGCGACTAATACAAAAATACGAAAATGTTGTAACGGTCGATAAGTTCAAAATAGTTCAACAGAGGATCATGTACTACGTTTTAACTGgtgatattgaaaatgcaGAAGAGCAACTCAAAATATACTTCCGAAAGAAATATAAGGTCAATTCCAACTTTTACATGATCCTACTTCAACACTTGGTGGCAGGAAGAAAAGACTATGTGGCAGCTGAAAAGGTTTTGGATGAACTAGTCAGGGCCAATATGTCCTTGATAAAACCTGACCATTTCAACATACTACTTGAGGAGTACAATAGAATTGGCTATCTTGAAGGTATCTCAAATATTATCTCGAAAATTGTCGATAATCAAATTCCAATGAACTCCAAGACGTTATATTTCCTAGTGAAGTCAAGATTTGAGCTTAACAGGAAGAAACGCGAGTCACCTGAATTCTTGCTAGGTTGGTTagaagaaattcttgaGAGCATTGCTAAAAACAAGTTGAATTTCACTACGCGCACTATTCATCCGTCTGTGGTCACGTGGCCAATGAATTTTATTTCCAGGAATGACGATCCGTCGAAAGCCGTCGATCTTTTTACCAAATATGTTAAACTTTTCTTCCCTAGATCAAGAGATTGGAATAATAAGCTTGTTGTTCTGCGATCTTTGTTAATAGTTTCAGCTGAAAGCGGAAAATGggaagattttgatattttatttaCCAGGTATAAAGACAAACTCtccttctttcaaaatcaaccTAGTGCGGTAGTTCCCAACAATCAATTGAAAGCAGCATTTGTGGGTCTCTTTGAGtacaaaatcaaaagaatgaGACAATTAAATGAGATTAATCGTCTTCCATCTTTAATTGaggaattggaaaataaagGTTACATTCTAAGTAACAATGAGTGGAATGAAGCCTTATGGAGAATGATCAGAAGAAAGTCGACATTTGATTTTGCtatgaaaagaatcaacgGTATGTTCATTCATGGCTATACCTGGATTCACAGAGCTAGGTCTTTGAGGAAACGCCAGGACGGAAAATATAACGTTAATGGTTCATCTAGTTCTTCCAGTGAACAGAGCAAGACAAATTTATACCTAAAAAGCGAAATCTATGATTTAATCATGATTCAGATTGATAAATATTTGAGATACAATTCCAAAACCCTTGAGCGTGAAGTCAAGCGCTTGCTTATTGAATATCCCTATGTTATGAAACAATATTTGCGTAAGCCAAGAAACGATATAAGCAACTGGGACATCATCGAACAAAATCATTCGGCGTACTTACGCAAACTCAGAAGTACCTATGAACTAGTGCCATTGGACGAGTTCTGA
- the FYV7 gene encoding Fyv7p (similar to uniprot|Q12247 Saccharomyces cerevisiae YLR068W FYV7 Protein of unknown function required for survival upon exposure to K1 killer toxin involved in processing the 35S rRNA primary transcript to generate the 20S and 27SA2 pre- rRNA transcripts), whose translation MAKVEKKKFTKEYRLKEIQRNLTKKARLKKEYLKVLKDEGYSIPEKPQYEKHDRSSVEAKKALNKQKVRDQREEHKLRKRTQKEKEQSFKEQEMKRIQLSKEKQVERDRRAKKLTQRTKRGQPVMGPKINDLLDKINSDETYTR comes from the coding sequence ATGGCAAAGGtagagaagaaaaaattcacTAAGGAGTACAGACTGAAGGAGATTCAAAGGAATCTAACTAAGAAAGCTAGATTAAAGAAGGAATACTTGAAAGTCTTAAAGGATGAAGGGTACAGCATTCCAGAGAAACCACAATACGAGAAACATGATAGATCTTCTGTAGAGGCTAAGAAAGCATTGAATAAGCAAAAAGTAAGAGATCAGAGAGAAGAGCATAAGCTGAGGAAACGTActcaaaaggaaaaagagCAATCGTTCAAGGAACAGGAGATGAAACGAATCCAGCTATCGAAGGAAAAACAAGTTGAAAGGGATAGAAGGGCAAAGAAGCTTACACAAAGGACGAAAAGGGGACAGCCTGTCATGGGCCCCAAAATTAATGATCTTTTAGATAAGATAAACAGTGATGAGACTTACACCAGGTAG
- the MEF1 gene encoding Mef1p (highly similar to uniprot|P25039 Saccharomyces cerevisiae YLR069C MEF1 mitochondrial elongation factor G-like protein), with protein sequence MFKRVGLIAGIAGPVAGSSRFSAVSFSKRAFSASSKRCTYEEERAVLDEIQPLLSEKDIDASKKLRNIGISAHIDSGKTTFTERVLYYTGRIKAIHEVRGRDNVGAKMDSMDLEREKGITIQSAATYCSWDKDNESYHFNLIDTPGHIDFTIEVERALRILDGAVLVVCAVSGVQSQTVTVDRQMRRYNVPRVTFINKMDRMGANPFRSIEQINNKLRIPAAAIQVPIGAESELKGVVNIIDRVAIYNEGSNGEKLVTGPVPEDLKDLVEEKRALLIETLADVDDEIAEIFLEEKEPSVDEIKAAIRRATIARKFSPVLMGSALANTGIQNVLDAIVEYLPNPSEVLNTGLDIAKDETKVNLIPSSTQPFVGLAFKLEEGKYGQLTYIRVYQGKMRKGGYITNVKTGKKVKISRLVRMHSNDMEDVDEVGAGEICATFGIDCSSGDTFTDGTLKYSMSSMFVPDAVISLSITPKSKDSTNFSKALNRFQKEDPTFRVRFDPESKETVISGMGELHLEIYVERMRREYNVECVTGKPQVSYRESIQSSAEFDYTHKKQSGGAGQYGRVMGNLSHIENSNTNNFETAIVGGRIPDKYLAACAKGFEEACEKGPLIGHRVLGVNMLINDGAIHAVDSNELAFKTATMAAFRQAFLESQPVILEPIMNVSVTSPNEFQGNVIGLMNKLQAVIQDTENGQDEFTITAECPLNTMFGFATSLRASTQGKGEFSLEFKHYAPASPQLQKQLIADYQKKQQQK encoded by the coding sequence atgttcaaaaggGTTGGGCTTATTGCTGGTATTGCTGGTCCGGTCGCTGGAAGCTCCCGTTTTTCGGCGGTGAGTTTCTCAAAGAGAGCGTTTTCTGCCTCAAGTAAGAGATGTACTTATGAGGAAGAGAGAGCAGTATTGGACGAGATTCAACCTTTACTATCGGAGAAGGATATCGACGCATCCAAGAAGTTACGTAACATTGGTATTTCTGCGCATATTGATTCTGGTAAGACCACTTTCACCGAACGTGTGTTGTATTACACAGGTAGAATTAAGGCCATTCACGAAGTGAGAGGCCGTGATAATGTTGGTGCTAAAATGGACTCGATGGATTTGGAAAGAGAGAAGGGTATTACCATTCAATCTGCTGCTACTTACTGTTCTTGGGATAAGGACAACGAATCTTatcatttcaatttgatcGATACTCCAGGTCACATTGATTTCACTATCGAAGTGGAACGTGCGTTAAGAATCTTGGATGGTGCTGTGTTAGTTGTGTGTGCTGTTTCTGGTGTTCAATCTCAAACAGTAACTGTGGATCGTCAAATGCGTAGATACAATGTCCCAAGAGTTACTTTCATCAATAAGATGGATCGTATGGGTGCTAATCCTTTCAGAtctattgaacaaatcaacAATAAGTTAAGAATTCCAGCTGCTGCCATTCAAGTTCCTATTGGTGCTGAATCTGAATTGAAGGGTGTTGTCAATATTATTGATAGAGTTGCCATCTACAACGAGGGTAGCAATGGTGAAAAACTTGTTACCGGCCCAGTTCCAGAAGATTTAAAGGATTTGGTTGAGGAAAAAAGAGCTTTATTGATCGAAACTTTGGCTGATGTCGATGATGAGATCGCAGAAATCTTTTTGGAGGAAAAGGAACCTTCcgttgatgaaatcaaagcTGCTATTCGTAGAGCCACTATTGCTAGAAAGTTCTCTCCTGTCCTGATGGGTTCCGCTTTGGCTAATACTGGTATTCAAAATGTTTTAGATGCTATCGTGGAGTACTTACCAAATCCATCTGAGGTTTTGAACACTGGTCTCGACATAGCTAAGGATGAAACCAAGGTCAATTTGATTCCATCTTCTACTCAACCATTTGTTGGTTTGGCCTTTaaattggaagaaggtAAATATGGTCAATTGACATATATTCGTGTCTACCAAGGTAAAATGAGAAAAGGTGGCTACATCACCAACGTTAAGACCGGTAAAAAAGTTAAGATTTCTCGTTTAGTGAGAATGCATTCCAATGATATGgaagatgttgatgaagttGGAGCTGGCGAAATATGTGCCACTTTTGGTATCGACTGTTCTTCCGGTGATACCTTCACAGATGGTACCTTGAAGTATTCCATGTCCTCTATGTTTGTTCCTGATGCCGTTATCTCTTTGTCTATCACTCCAAAAAGTAAAGATTCcacaaacttttcaaaggcTTTAAATCGTTtccaaaaagaagatcctACTTTCAGAGTCAGATTCGACCCAGAATCTAAGGAAACTGTTATCAGCGGTATGGGTGAATTGCATTTGGAAATCTACGTAGAAAGAATGAGGCGTGAATATAACGTTGAATGTGTTACTGGTAAACCACAAGTTTCTTACAGAGAATCTATTCAATCTTCTGCCGAATTCGATTACACTCACAAGAAACAATCAGGTGGTGCTGGTCAATACGGTAGAGTTATGGGTAATTTGTctcatattgaaaattcCAATACCAACAACTTTGAAACTGCTATCGTTGGTGGTCGTATTCCGGATAAGTATTTAGCTGCCTGTGCCAAGGGATTCGAAGAAGCCTGTGAAAAGGGTCCATTAATTGGCCACAGAGTGCTCGGTGTTAATATGTTAATCAACGATGGTGCTATTCATGCTGTTGATTCCAACGAATTGGCCTTCAAAACCGCTACTATGGCCGCATTCCGCCAAGCATTTTTGGAATCTCAACCAGTCATCTTGGAACCAATCATGAACGTCTCTGTCACTTCTCCAAACGAATTCCAAGGTAACGTCATCGGTTTGATGAACAAGTTGCAAGCTGTCATTCAAGATACTGAAAATGGTCAAGACGAGTTCACCATCACTGCTGAATGTCCATTGAACACAATGTTCGGTTTCGCTACGTCTTTGAGAGCATCTACTCAAGGTAAAGGTGAATTCTCGTTGGAATTCAAGCACTATGCGCCAGCTTCGCCACAGCTACAAAAGCAATTGATTGCGGACtatcaaaagaagcaacaacagaaatGA
- the FET5 gene encoding ferroxidase FET5 (similar to uniprot|P43561 Saccharomyces cerevisiae YFL041W): MFVGTRKDAYGVRSVVRLVFVLLAVLSAFARAETTHVFNFTTGWVNVNPDGVGEKKMIGFNGHWPIPDIHVNKGDRIEIYLTNGFDDLPTSLHFHGLFMNTELGNSNQMDGPEMVTQCPIQPGDTFLYNFTVPDQVGTYWYHSHSGAQYTDGMRGAFVIHDPDMPFDYDEEMTILVSDLYDKPYYEVADFFLSQYNPTGAEPIPRNILFNHTTNNTIHFDTDKTYLIRLINGGTFVSQYLFIEDHDMTIVEVDGVYVDPTKAKLLYIAAGQRMSILVKSKHTKSKNFAFMQIMDDEMLDVIPADLELNRTNTISYSSKNGEAKQAYIDSFKHFTNDFHLVTRAKTELLDTYDYQIKLNVEMENLGDGVQYAFFNNITYVAPKVPTLLTALSAGKLATNPAIYGDNINAFVLEYGEVVEIVVNNHDAGKHPFHLHGHVFQVVQKSGGREDGEDPIDYDEKNPVSAYPEYPVLRDTVVVESLGHVVLRFQATNPGIWFFHCHVDWHLEQGLAAVFIEAPLLLQERETLTESVLNTCKSGNIPTKGNAVGNEKDWFNLEGLPRQPAPLPAGFTFKGYVAFFFSTAVGLWGIYTIAQYGLGEVVPDDQELAAQLKALLNNK, encoded by the coding sequence ATGTTTGTTGGTACGAGGAAAGATGCATACGGGGTCCGGTCCGTCGTAAGGCTGGTATTTGTTCTGCTGGCGGTGCTCTCTGCATTTGCCAGGGCAGAAACTACAcatgttttcaatttcaccacCGGATGGGTTAATGTTAACCCTGATGGTGTAGgtgagaagaagatgatagGATTTAACGGTCACTGGCCAATTCCAGATATACACGTTAACAAGGGGGATCGAATTGAGATTTATTTGACTAATGGTTTTGACGATTTGCCCACTTCTTTACATTTCCATGGTCTTTTCATGAATACTGAACTTGGgaattcaaatcaaatgGACGGTCCAGAGATGGTTACACAGTGTCCAATCCAGCCAGGTGATACGTTTTTGTACAATTTCACCGTGCCAGACCAGGTAGGCACCTATTGGTATCATTCCCATTCGGGAGCTCAATACACAGACGGTATGAGAGGTGCATTTGTCATTCATGATCCAGACATGCCATTTGATTATGACGAAGAGATGACCATTTTAGTTTCCGATCTTTATGATAAACCATATTACGAAGTTGCAGATTTCTTTCTAAGTCAGTACAATCCAACTGGTGCCGAACCGATCCCTAGAAATATATTGTTCAACCATACAACTAATAATACCATTCATTTCGATACAGATAAAACCTACTTGATCAGGTTGATAAATGGAGGTACCTTTGTATCACAGTACTTGTTCATCGAAGATCATGATATGACAATTGTGGAAGTTGATGGTGTTTACGTTGATCCAACGAAGGCAAAATTGTTATACATTGCTGCAGGTCAAAGAATGAGCATATTGGTTAAATCGAAGCATACTAAGTCTAAGAACTTCGCTTTCATGCAAATAatggatgatgaaatgTTAGATGTGATCCCAGCTGACTTAGAATTGAATAGGACGAATACTATTTCATACAGCTCAAAGAACGGAGAAGCTAAGCAAGCTTACATTGATAGTTTCAAACACTTCACGAATGATTTCCATTTGGTTACTCGAGCTAAGACAGAACTATTAGATACATACGATTATCAAATTAAGCTAAACGTTGAGATGGAGAATTTGGGTGATGGTGTTCAATatgctttcttcaataacaTCACATATGTGGCTCCAAAGGTCCCAACTTTACTCACAGCATTAAGCGCTGGTAAACTTGCCACCAATCCAGCCATCTATGGTGATAATATCAATGCCTTTGTTCTAGAATATGGGGAAGTTGTCGAAATCGTTGTGAACAATCATGATGCTGGTAAACATCCGTTCCATTTACATGGTCATGTTTTCCAAGTGGTTCAAAAATCAGGAGGTAGAGAAGATGGTGAAGATCCAATCGACTACGATGAGAAGAACCCAGTATCTGCATACCCAGAATACCCAGTACTAAGAGATACTGTTGTAGTCGAATCTTTGGGTCACGTTGTCTTACGTTTCCAAGCCACAAACCCAGGTATATGGTTCTTCCACTGCCATGTCGACTGGCATTTAGAACAAGGTTTAGCTGCTGTATTCATAGAAGCACCATTGTTGCTACAGGAAAGAGAAACCTTAACAGAAAGTGTATTGAATACTTGTAAGTCTGGTAATATTCCAACCAAGGGTAATGCTGTTGGTAACGAGAAAGACTGGTTTAATTTGGAGGGTCTACCAAGACAACCAGCGCCATTGCCAGCAGGATTTACTTTCAAGGGATATGTTgcatttttcttctctaCTGCCGTAGGTCTATGGGGTATCTACACCATCGCTCAATACGGTCTTGGCGAAGTTGTTCCAGATGATCAAGAGTTAGCTGCACAATTAAAAGCCCTCTTGAATAACAAATGA
- the XYL2 gene encoding D-xylulose reductase XYL2 (similar to uniprot|P35497 Saccharomyces cerevisiae YJR159W SOR1 Sorbitol dehydrogenase expression is induced in the presence of sorbitol) produces MSGTQKAVVLQKKGEITFEDIPAPEITDSHYVKIHVKKTGICGSDIHYYTHGSIGEFVVKKPMVLGHESSGVVVEVGKDVTLVQVGDRVAIEPGVPSRYSDETKSGHYNLCPHMAFAATPPYDGTLVKYYLAPEDFLVKLPDHVSFEEGACAEPLAVGVHANRLAETSFGKNVVVFGAGPVGLVTGAVAAAFGASAVVYVDVFENKLERSKDFGATNTINSTKYKSEDELTEVIKSELKGEQPEIAIDCSGAEICIRTAIKVLKAGGSYVQVGMGKDNINFPIAMIGAKELRVLGSFRYYFNDYKIAVKLISEGKVNVKKMITHTFKFEEAIDAYNFNLEHGSEVVKTMIDGPE; encoded by the coding sequence ATGTCAGGCACACAAAAGGCGGTTGtgcttcaaaagaaggGAGAAATTACCTTCGAAGATATTCCAGCTCCAGAGATCACCGATTCTCATTATGTCAAAATTCACGTCAAGAAGACCGGTATCTGCGGTTCAGATATACATTATTATACACATGGTTCAATTGGTGAGTTCGTGGTGAAGAAACCAATGGTTTTGGGTCATGAATCTAGTGGTGTGGTTGTTGAAGTTGGTAAAGATGTCACTTTAGTTCAAGTCGGCGACCGTGTTGCTATAGAACCTGGCGTTCCAAGCAGATACTCCGATGAAACTAAGTCTGGACACTATAACTTGTGTCCACATATGGCATTTGCCGCAACTCCACCATACGACGGTACTTTAGTTAAGTATTATTTAGCACCAGAGGATTTCTTGGTGAAATTGCCGGATCATGTCTCATTCGAAGAAGGTGCATGCGCTGAGCCTCTTGCTGTTGGTGTTCATGCAAACAGATTGGCTGAGACCAGTTTTGGGAAaaatgttgttgtttttggTGCAGGTCCAGTGGGTTTGGTCACAGGTGCCGTTGCTGCAGCCTTTGGTGCCTCTGCTGTCGTTTACGTTGATGTCTTTGAGAATAAATTAGAAAGATCTAAGGACTTTGGTGCCACCAATACTATTAATTCTACGAAATACAAGTCCGAAGACGAATTGACTGAAGTCATCAAATCTGAATTGAAGGGTGAACAGCCCGAAATTGCCATTGATTGTTCTGGTGCAGAAATTTGCATTAGAACTGCCATCAAAGTCTTGAAGGCAGGTGGCTCCTATGTTCAAGTAGGTATGGGTAAAGACAATATTAATTTCCCAATTGCCATGATCGGTGCCAAAGAATTACGTGTTTTAGGGTCCTTCAGATACTATTTTAATGACTACAAAATTGCTGTGAAGTTAATTTCTGAGGGTAAAGTCAACGTTAAGAAAATGATAACCCATACGTTCAAGTTTGAGGAAGCTATTGATGCCTACAACTTTAACTTAGAGCATGGCAGCGAAGTTGTCAAGACAATGATCGATGGCCCGGAATAG